In the Kribbella sp. NBC_00482 genome, one interval contains:
- a CDS encoding HEAT repeat domain-containing protein → MADLDQHHRMLLRDTDTGPVTIAGMIHREPTDGTLRGRAELIATAGHWPLVESNAGEADESYRCYLLWGVTPELWMMYLEDRTTQTAAIEFFGTDGAEVAEIARRVTLMFELRPYQRDELLADAARLSGREKGRAILRVALAMGSDDDPEYFGAILQASHDPDPDIRNAAAWSTLYLSNTESLMMLARMAEEDPDPKVRKASAELLSEIS, encoded by the coding sequence GTGGCCGACCTCGACCAACACCACCGGATGCTCCTGCGTGACACCGACACCGGCCCGGTGACCATCGCCGGAATGATCCACCGCGAGCCGACCGACGGCACGCTGCGCGGACGCGCCGAGCTGATCGCCACCGCCGGGCACTGGCCGCTGGTGGAGAGCAACGCCGGCGAGGCAGACGAGAGCTACCGCTGCTATCTCCTGTGGGGTGTGACGCCCGAGCTCTGGATGATGTACCTGGAAGACCGCACCACTCAGACGGCCGCCATCGAGTTCTTCGGCACCGACGGGGCGGAGGTCGCGGAGATCGCCCGCCGGGTGACCCTGATGTTCGAGTTGCGTCCGTACCAGCGGGACGAACTGCTGGCCGATGCCGCCCGGCTGAGCGGGCGTGAGAAGGGCCGGGCGATCCTCCGGGTCGCGCTGGCGATGGGTTCCGACGACGACCCGGAGTACTTCGGGGCAATCCTGCAGGCCTCCCACGATCCCGACCCCGACATCCGGAACGCGGCCGCCTGGTCCACGCTCTACCTGTCGAACACGGAGTCACTCATGATGCTGGCCCGGATGGCCGAGGAGGACCCGGATCCGAAGGTGCGCAAAGCGAGCGCGGAACTGCTCTCGGAAATCAGCTGA
- a CDS encoding beta-class carbonic anhydrase, giving the protein MSEGFDDLLAANAEYAADFHYGGFDGIAHAGIGVVTCMDSRIPPLEMLGLKPGDAKVLRSAGGRVTEITMTGLILGVQLLGVRRIMIIPHTRCAMAAMSEDELREKVELAAGKPAGYLPISVIPDQLEALRRDVAAVREHPLIGDDILVGGFMYDVDNGHLTQID; this is encoded by the coding sequence ATGAGCGAAGGCTTCGACGACCTGCTCGCCGCGAACGCGGAGTACGCCGCCGACTTCCACTACGGCGGATTCGACGGGATCGCCCATGCCGGGATCGGCGTGGTCACCTGTATGGACTCGCGGATCCCGCCGCTGGAGATGCTCGGGCTCAAACCCGGCGACGCGAAGGTCCTGCGTTCCGCCGGCGGGCGGGTCACCGAGATCACGATGACCGGGCTGATCCTCGGCGTCCAGCTGCTCGGCGTCCGGCGGATCATGATCATCCCGCACACCCGCTGCGCGATGGCCGCGATGTCCGAGGACGAGCTCCGCGAGAAGGTCGAACTGGCCGCCGGGAAACCGGCCGGTTACCTGCCGATCTCGGTCATCCCCGACCAGCTCGAAGCGCTCCGCCGCGACGTCGCCGCCGTCCGCGAACACCCGCTGATCGGGGACGACATCCTCGTCGGCGGCTTCATGTACGACGTGGACAACGGGCACCTCACCCAGATCGACTGA
- a CDS encoding sucrase ferredoxin: MTPGTPAPAAGLCSTFCRVLQEPLPGTAVIATGWVVVEQPGPWGAKAPTQSHLDPRFGGAFDDECKKVDVRFGLIRSPGRHADSVERSHQVFVASTRPGNAWLLGGRVVDPTELNDLDLGAVARGDRTATMASLPALAPVDEPIVLVCTNGKRDECCAVLGRPLVAGLAERVPGRVWEANHLGGHRFAPTATYLPAGTMHGHLTVDTAVEVLAAADRGETVLTGLRGRSTWTKRGQAAEVAVRSFIGDLALDSLLVVGEGADTVTVQHVDGRSWIVPVTSAPADPPRPDSCGKEPFAMSILHAGTPVSGAMR; the protein is encoded by the coding sequence GTGACACCTGGGACCCCTGCTCCTGCCGCCGGCCTGTGCTCGACCTTCTGTCGAGTACTGCAGGAGCCGTTGCCGGGTACGGCGGTGATCGCGACCGGATGGGTCGTCGTCGAGCAGCCCGGTCCGTGGGGTGCGAAGGCGCCGACACAGAGTCACCTCGACCCGAGATTCGGTGGCGCCTTCGACGACGAGTGCAAGAAGGTCGACGTACGGTTCGGCCTGATCCGCTCCCCTGGCCGGCACGCCGACTCGGTCGAGCGATCGCACCAGGTCTTCGTGGCGTCCACGAGGCCGGGCAATGCGTGGCTACTTGGCGGCCGGGTCGTGGATCCTACGGAGCTGAACGACCTCGACCTCGGCGCGGTCGCCCGCGGTGACCGCACGGCGACAATGGCGTCGCTGCCGGCCTTGGCTCCGGTCGACGAGCCGATCGTGCTGGTCTGTACCAACGGGAAGCGCGACGAGTGTTGCGCCGTACTCGGACGGCCGCTGGTGGCAGGGCTGGCCGAGCGCGTGCCAGGTCGGGTCTGGGAGGCCAATCACCTCGGCGGGCACCGGTTCGCGCCCACCGCGACGTACCTGCCGGCCGGGACCATGCACGGGCATCTCACGGTCGACACGGCGGTCGAGGTCCTGGCCGCGGCCGACCGCGGCGAAACAGTACTGACCGGGCTGCGCGGCCGCTCCACCTGGACCAAGCGCGGTCAGGCGGCCGAGGTCGCCGTACGTTCATTCATCGGAGATCTGGCACTGGATTCGTTGCTGGTCGTCGGCGAAGGCGCCGACACCGTCACTGTCCAGCATGTCGACGGACGGTCGTGGATCGTGCCGGTCACCAGTGCACCCGCTGATCCACCTCGTCCGGACTCCTGCGGAAAGGAACCGTTCGCCATGTCGATTCTGCACGCCGGAACCCCAGTATCAGGAGCAATGCGATGA
- a CDS encoding MFS transporter, giving the protein MTPRTRLTLASVAVAFAAADTYVVVLALPDMMAGVGLSADELQRAAPIISGFLLGYIAVLPLIGRIADVAGRTPVLVGALVLFAVGSLITAGAYDLPLVVTGRFLQGVGGGGLVPATLALVADLWPAERRGLPLGVVGAVQELGSVLGPLLGAAVLAVADWRYIFWLNLVVAIVLALLLRGRWRPRISGAVGLLACIALGLTLTAPDRLASGVTLGLPFVPFTGTSRLLTPIGIVTLVLALVWLGLVLRRTRGHLAAMLSRVDLVGALLLALALAGVVLAFATADPERELMSPAGPWLLVAAAVFAVAFALWQRRTAAAIVPRGLLSGRPAWGSLVVSFLIGCALIAALVDVPVFARTTQGGGQLAAALVLLRFLIALPVGAVVGGWLTRRHGLGLITGAGLGLSGAMFVVMAFWSRTALDHWPATVVLLVCGFGFGLALSPLNTAMLGATPADSHGLVSALVVVARMVGMLVGVSALTAIGLRRYYAIADGIKSPNELCPTSPGDCRPFVDALRDAAVSQVHAIFAGAAVCAFLAAVLGVLLLGRRGAPHT; this is encoded by the coding sequence GTGACCCCGAGGACCCGCCTCACGCTGGCCTCGGTTGCTGTCGCGTTTGCGGCGGCTGACACGTACGTCGTGGTGCTGGCGTTGCCGGACATGATGGCTGGGGTCGGGCTGTCCGCGGACGAGTTGCAGCGGGCGGCGCCGATCATTTCCGGGTTCCTGCTCGGGTACATCGCCGTACTGCCGCTGATCGGGCGGATCGCGGATGTCGCCGGGCGTACGCCGGTGCTCGTCGGAGCACTGGTGCTGTTCGCGGTCGGGTCGCTGATCACGGCAGGCGCCTACGACCTGCCGCTGGTGGTAACCGGTCGGTTTCTTCAAGGTGTCGGCGGTGGTGGGCTGGTTCCGGCCACACTCGCGCTCGTCGCCGACCTATGGCCTGCGGAGCGGCGTGGGTTGCCGTTGGGTGTGGTCGGGGCGGTGCAGGAGCTCGGCTCCGTGCTGGGTCCGCTGCTGGGCGCCGCCGTACTCGCGGTGGCTGACTGGCGGTACATTTTCTGGCTCAATCTGGTCGTCGCCATCGTTCTCGCACTGCTCCTCCGCGGTCGCTGGCGGCCCCGGATCTCGGGTGCCGTCGGGTTACTCGCGTGCATTGCGCTGGGCCTGACGCTCACAGCGCCGGATCGACTCGCGTCTGGGGTGACGCTCGGTCTGCCCTTCGTGCCCTTCACCGGAACGTCCCGGCTGCTCACGCCCATCGGGATCGTCACGCTGGTCCTGGCGCTTGTCTGGCTCGGCCTCGTGCTGAGGCGCACTCGTGGACACCTGGCCGCAATGCTCTCGCGAGTCGACCTCGTCGGCGCACTGCTGCTCGCGCTCGCGCTGGCCGGTGTCGTCCTCGCTTTCGCGACGGCAGATCCCGAGCGCGAACTGATGTCGCCGGCCGGGCCGTGGCTGCTCGTCGCGGCAGCCGTGTTCGCGGTCGCATTCGCGCTCTGGCAGCGTCGTACGGCGGCCGCGATCGTGCCCCGTGGTTTGTTGAGTGGTCGCCCGGCGTGGGGTTCGCTGGTGGTCAGTTTTCTGATCGGATGCGCGCTGATCGCGGCCCTGGTCGACGTACCGGTGTTTGCTCGCACGACGCAGGGCGGCGGTCAGTTGGCGGCCGCTCTGGTGCTGCTGCGGTTCCTGATCGCTCTGCCGGTCGGTGCGGTCGTCGGCGGCTGGCTGACACGGCGCCACGGGCTCGGGTTGATCACCGGCGCCGGGCTCGGGTTGTCCGGCGCGATGTTCGTGGTGATGGCGTTCTGGAGCCGTACGGCGCTGGATCACTGGCCGGCGACCGTCGTACTGCTCGTCTGCGGCTTCGGATTCGGGCTGGCGCTCTCACCGTTGAACACCGCGATGCTCGGCGCGACTCCCGCCGACAGCCACGGCCTGGTGAGCGCTCTCGTCGTGGTCGCTCGGATGGTCGGCATGCTCGTGGGGGTCTCAGCACTGACCGCGATCGGCCTCCGCCGGTACTACGCCATTGCCGACGGCATCAAATCGCCGAACGAGCTCTGCCCGACCTCCCCCGGCGACTGCCGCCCGTTCGTCGATGCACTCCGCGACGCGGCCGTTTCACAAGTTCACGCGATCTTCGCCGGGGCCGCGGTGTGCGCGTTCCTGGCCGCTGTCCTGGGCGTCCTCCTGCTCGGGCGGCGTGGCGCACCGCACACATGA
- a CDS encoding LppX_LprAFG lipoprotein, with product MKRVLALCAVVVLAVAGCSDKKESGGGGQSGGDAVALLTDVKKTIDEAASVHIVLTGRDLPDNAQTLASGDGVATHAPAFKGKLTVRSSGSPIDAEVVAVGSKVYAKVSFSPSYIELTPTQLAGLGAPDPAILLDPAKGLTAVLPTLKDPKVKGETREGAKVLTEVTGSVEGKTLQGIFPKAPADQDFPSTFKIDKSSKQLVSATITGPFYSGATSSYDVTLDKYGEKIEITKP from the coding sequence GTGAAGAGAGTGCTCGCGCTGTGCGCGGTCGTGGTACTTGCGGTGGCGGGCTGTAGCGACAAGAAGGAGTCCGGCGGCGGAGGCCAGTCCGGCGGCGACGCGGTCGCGCTGCTGACCGACGTCAAGAAGACCATCGACGAGGCCGCCAGCGTGCACATCGTGCTGACCGGGCGCGACCTGCCGGACAACGCGCAGACGCTCGCCAGCGGTGACGGCGTCGCGACGCACGCGCCCGCGTTCAAGGGCAAGCTGACCGTGCGGTCGTCCGGTTCGCCGATCGACGCCGAGGTGGTCGCGGTCGGGAGCAAGGTCTACGCCAAGGTGTCGTTCTCCCCCAGCTACATCGAGCTCACGCCGACGCAGCTGGCCGGGCTCGGCGCGCCCGACCCGGCGATCCTGCTCGATCCGGCGAAGGGCCTGACCGCCGTCCTGCCGACGCTCAAGGACCCCAAGGTGAAGGGCGAGACCCGCGAGGGCGCGAAGGTCCTCACCGAGGTCACCGGCTCGGTCGAGGGCAAGACCCTCCAGGGCATCTTCCCGAAGGCTCCTGCCGACCAGGACTTCCCGAGTACGTTCAAGATCGACAAGAGCAGCAAGCAGCTGGTCTCGGCGACCATCACCGGCCCGTTCTACTCCGGCGCCACCAGCAGCTACGACGTAACCCTGGACAAATACGGCGAGAAGATCGAAATCACGAAGCCGTGA
- a CDS encoding DNA gyrase/topoisomerase IV subunit A, protein MARRTSTAEPEDFEERILDVDVSDEMRTSYLEYAYSVIYARALPDARDGLKPVQRRILFSMAENNIRPDRGHVKSARVVGEVMGKYHPHGDGAIYDALVRTAQPWSMRVPLIDGHGNFGSLDDGPAAMRYTECRMAPPSMAMTTGLDENVVDFKPNYDGRETEPYVLPAAFPNLLVNGAAGIAVGMATNMAPHNLVEVIQALRHLIKTPGADLDDLMRFIPGPDLPTGGKIVGLEGIKDAYATGRGSFKMRATARVENVTPRRKGIVVTELPYSVGPEKVIEKIKTLVQSKKLQGIADVKDLTDRAHGTQLVIEVKNGFVPEALLEQLYKMTPLEDAFHVNNVCLVEGQPRTLGLKELLEVYLAHRYDVTRRRSEFRRKKAQDRLHIVDGLLIAILDIDEVIQVIRSSDDSAEARARLIEIYDLSEIQANYILDMPLRRLTKYSKLELETEKGELEREIEALTAIIEDAALLRKTVSDELAEVAKTYGTPRRTVLLESSGATKTAAVPLEVSDDPCWILMSSTGLLARTNGVEPFGPSDARAKHDAIVSAVKSTARGQYGLITSAGRLIRLESLDLPAVPTTANAPNLQGGAPIAEFVSLDPGEKALALTTMDPDSVGVALGTTSGVVKRVVPDHLSNRDSWEIIGLKDGDEVIGAVELTTGDEELCFITSDAQLLHFPASVVRPQGRTAGGMAGVRLAAKAKVVFFGAVDTGREAQVVTIAGSSSALPGTEVGAVKLTPFSEYPGKGRGTGGVRCQRLLKGEDGLLLGYIGTAPVKASANSGAPVDLPPVDLRRDGSGVPVAQPIAACAPDLAG, encoded by the coding sequence ATGGCACGCCGTACCAGCACCGCCGAACCCGAGGACTTCGAGGAGCGCATCCTCGACGTCGACGTCTCCGACGAGATGCGTACCAGCTACCTGGAGTACGCCTACTCGGTGATCTACGCCCGGGCGCTGCCCGACGCCCGGGACGGCCTCAAACCGGTCCAGCGGCGGATCCTGTTCTCGATGGCGGAGAACAACATCCGCCCCGACCGCGGCCATGTGAAGTCGGCCCGCGTCGTCGGTGAGGTCATGGGTAAGTACCACCCGCACGGCGACGGCGCGATCTACGACGCCCTGGTCCGGACCGCGCAGCCGTGGTCGATGCGCGTGCCGCTGATCGACGGCCACGGAAACTTCGGATCTCTGGACGATGGTCCGGCGGCGATGCGTTACACCGAGTGCCGGATGGCGCCGCCGTCGATGGCGATGACGACCGGTCTGGACGAGAACGTCGTCGACTTCAAGCCGAACTACGACGGCCGGGAGACCGAGCCGTACGTGCTGCCGGCCGCCTTCCCGAACCTGCTGGTCAACGGCGCCGCCGGGATCGCGGTCGGGATGGCCACCAACATGGCCCCGCACAACCTGGTCGAGGTGATCCAGGCGCTGCGGCACCTGATCAAGACGCCGGGTGCCGACCTCGACGACCTGATGCGGTTCATCCCCGGGCCGGACCTGCCGACCGGCGGCAAGATCGTCGGCCTGGAAGGCATCAAGGACGCGTACGCGACCGGCCGCGGCAGCTTCAAGATGCGCGCCACCGCGCGCGTCGAGAACGTCACCCCGCGCCGCAAGGGCATCGTGGTCACCGAACTGCCGTACTCCGTCGGCCCGGAGAAGGTGATCGAGAAGATCAAGACACTGGTGCAGAGCAAGAAGCTCCAGGGCATCGCGGACGTCAAGGACCTCACCGACCGCGCCCACGGCACGCAGCTGGTCATCGAGGTCAAGAACGGCTTCGTCCCCGAGGCGCTGCTTGAGCAGCTCTACAAGATGACCCCGCTCGAGGACGCGTTCCACGTCAACAACGTGTGCCTGGTCGAGGGACAGCCGCGCACGCTCGGCCTGAAGGAGCTGCTCGAGGTCTACCTCGCGCACCGGTACGACGTGACGCGCCGGCGCAGCGAGTTCCGCCGGAAGAAGGCCCAGGACCGGCTGCACATCGTCGACGGTCTGCTGATCGCGATCCTGGACATCGACGAGGTCATCCAGGTGATCCGGAGCAGCGACGACTCGGCCGAGGCCCGGGCGCGGCTGATCGAGATCTACGACCTGTCCGAGATCCAGGCGAACTACATCCTGGACATGCCGCTGCGCCGGCTGACGAAGTACTCCAAGCTCGAGCTGGAGACCGAGAAGGGCGAGCTGGAGCGCGAGATCGAGGCGCTGACCGCGATCATCGAGGACGCCGCGCTGCTCCGCAAGACGGTGTCCGACGAGCTCGCCGAGGTCGCGAAGACGTACGGGACGCCGCGGCGGACCGTGCTGCTGGAATCGTCGGGCGCGACCAAGACGGCCGCCGTGCCGCTCGAGGTCAGCGACGACCCGTGCTGGATCCTGATGAGCTCGACAGGGCTGCTCGCGCGGACGAACGGTGTGGAGCCGTTCGGTCCCAGCGACGCGCGCGCGAAGCACGACGCGATCGTGTCCGCGGTGAAGAGCACCGCCCGCGGGCAGTACGGCCTGATCACCAGTGCGGGCCGGTTGATCCGGCTCGAGTCGCTCGACCTTCCCGCCGTACCGACGACCGCGAACGCGCCGAACCTGCAGGGTGGCGCGCCGATCGCGGAGTTCGTGTCGCTGGACCCGGGCGAGAAGGCGCTGGCACTGACCACGATGGATCCGGACTCGGTCGGCGTCGCCCTCGGTACGACGAGTGGCGTCGTGAAGCGCGTCGTACCGGATCACCTCAGCAACCGGGACTCGTGGGAGATCATCGGGCTCAAGGACGGCGACGAGGTCATCGGCGCGGTCGAGCTGACCACAGGTGACGAGGAGCTGTGCTTCATCACGTCCGACGCGCAACTGCTGCACTTCCCCGCCTCGGTCGTGCGGCCGCAGGGGCGGACCGCCGGCGGCATGGCCGGCGTACGGCTCGCTGCGAAGGCGAAGGTGGTGTTCTTCGGCGCCGTGGACACCGGGCGCGAGGCGCAGGTCGTCACCATCGCGGGCTCGTCGTCCGCGCTGCCGGGGACCGAGGTCGGCGCGGTGAAGCTGACGCCGTTCAGCGAGTACCCGGGCAAGGGCCGCGGGACCGGCGGTGTGCGTTGCCAGCGGCTGCTCAAGGGCGAGGACGGGCTGCTGCTCGGGTACATCGGCACGGCGCCGGTGAAGGCCAGCGCGAACAGCGGCGCACCGGTCGACCTGCCACCTGTCGACCTGCGGCGCGACGGCTCCGGCGTACCGGTTGCTCAGCCCATCGCTGCATGCGCTCCCGATCTGGCAGGCTGA
- a CDS encoding FtsX-like permease family protein, whose product MFFLSRQTVGRHRSLYAGSFVALAVGVFLLGLAATATAATVAYHGPTSASIGVTTLGGDGTPPETVKVPLSDADVSGLQTVLSMVGTISGFITMFVIASTFAFAVASRRRELGLLRLIGATPRQIRRMVLGEAVAVALAASLTGAFAAHLATPLLLRKASYTELAPVKLEPASPWVPLAIAVAAGLLVAMLGARSAARRAGKVAPIDALREASLEPPRIGPVRVVFGLLFLAGAITMLTLIRPSSGEGAVPLAMFTPMVMVIALTLLAPLVVPLIGRVWAVPLVAWTQVSGRLARSNVLAAPRRSASLAAPILAISAIAGSMVLSLSFVADSAAATVRDAVRAPIVVTGAAPVDSAGTKAVDAGLPVQVVRIAADYAQLEDAEGIDPAIASQTRDLTVRSGSLTGLTGNTVAVSKEMAGFESYHVGDEIPVVFPDRTPVKLRVVAIVKDAFGVNPSFLIPLDLARQHAPEAQVERSFVLPADGVSPADLVQRIPGAQLATDWEADQAKGVREGNRIGLVMLLGPAALYSAIAIANTLLMGSLQRRHEFVTSRLLGATPAQLRRMVLWESSLVGTIALSLGTVITVTVGVLIRHAMNAGLADVPTTVPWGILLGIGALCLILAVGSALAPTTYLLRRSQPSAAVD is encoded by the coding sequence ATGTTCTTCCTCAGCCGGCAAACCGTCGGCCGGCACCGATCGCTGTACGCCGGTTCGTTCGTGGCGCTCGCAGTCGGGGTGTTCCTGCTCGGGCTGGCGGCGACCGCGACGGCCGCCACGGTCGCGTACCACGGGCCGACCTCCGCGAGCATCGGCGTCACCACTCTCGGCGGCGACGGTACGCCGCCTGAGACCGTGAAGGTGCCGTTGTCGGACGCCGACGTGTCCGGTTTGCAGACCGTGCTCAGCATGGTCGGGACGATCAGCGGGTTCATCACGATGTTCGTGATCGCGAGCACGTTCGCGTTCGCCGTCGCGTCCCGCCGGCGGGAGCTCGGGCTGCTGCGGCTGATCGGCGCGACGCCGCGGCAGATCCGCCGGATGGTGCTCGGCGAGGCAGTCGCCGTCGCGCTCGCCGCATCGCTGACCGGGGCATTCGCGGCTCACCTCGCGACACCGCTCCTGCTGCGCAAGGCGTCGTACACCGAGCTGGCGCCGGTGAAACTGGAGCCGGCGTCGCCGTGGGTCCCGCTCGCGATCGCCGTCGCGGCCGGCCTGCTGGTCGCGATGCTCGGTGCGCGTTCGGCGGCTCGGCGCGCGGGCAAGGTCGCGCCCATCGACGCACTGCGGGAGGCGTCTCTCGAGCCCCCGCGGATCGGGCCGGTGCGGGTCGTGTTCGGGCTGCTGTTCCTGGCCGGCGCGATCACCATGCTCACGCTGATCCGGCCGTCGAGCGGTGAGGGCGCCGTACCGCTCGCGATGTTCACGCCGATGGTGATGGTGATCGCGCTGACGTTGCTCGCGCCCCTCGTCGTACCGCTGATCGGACGGGTGTGGGCGGTACCGCTGGTCGCGTGGACGCAGGTGTCGGGGCGACTGGCCCGGAGCAACGTGCTCGCCGCGCCGCGACGGAGTGCATCCCTCGCGGCGCCGATCCTCGCCATCTCGGCGATCGCCGGGTCCATGGTGCTGAGTCTCAGCTTTGTCGCTGACAGTGCGGCGGCGACCGTCCGCGACGCGGTCCGGGCGCCGATCGTCGTCACTGGAGCCGCACCCGTCGACAGCGCCGGTACGAAGGCCGTTGATGCAGGACTGCCGGTTCAGGTGGTGCGGATCGCGGCCGACTACGCGCAGCTCGAGGACGCCGAGGGGATCGATCCCGCCATCGCGTCGCAGACCCGGGACCTCACCGTGCGGTCCGGATCTCTGACCGGACTGACCGGCAATACGGTTGCTGTCAGCAAGGAGATGGCGGGGTTCGAGAGCTACCACGTCGGCGACGAGATCCCGGTGGTGTTCCCCGACCGGACGCCGGTGAAGCTTCGGGTGGTCGCGATCGTGAAGGACGCGTTCGGCGTGAATCCGTCGTTCCTGATCCCGCTCGACCTGGCGCGCCAACATGCACCGGAGGCACAGGTCGAGCGCAGCTTTGTGCTGCCGGCCGACGGGGTATCGCCCGCGGATCTCGTGCAGCGGATTCCCGGAGCACAGTTGGCGACCGACTGGGAGGCCGACCAGGCGAAGGGCGTCCGGGAGGGCAACCGGATCGGGCTCGTCATGCTGCTCGGGCCGGCCGCGCTCTACAGCGCCATTGCGATCGCCAACACACTCCTGATGGGCAGTCTGCAGCGCCGCCACGAGTTCGTCACGTCGCGGTTGCTCGGCGCGACGCCGGCGCAGCTGCGGCGCATGGTGCTCTGGGAGTCGTCGCTGGTCGGCACGATCGCGCTCAGCCTCGGGACCGTGATCACGGTGACGGTCGGAGTACTGATCCGGCACGCGATGAACGCGGGTCTGGCCGACGTACCGACCACCGTGCCGTGGGGCATCCTGCTGGGTATCGGCGCACTTTGTCTGATCCTGGCGGTAGGGTCCGCTCTGGCCCCGACGACGTACCTCCTGCGCCGGTCGCAGCCCTCCGCAGCGGTGGACTAG
- a CDS encoding ABC transporter ATP-binding protein, with amino-acid sequence MTATAPTYPFTAPAEPPALLLDGITKTYRSKAGAVDALRGVTYHFARGSFTAVMGPSGSGKSTLLQCAAGLDHPTTGTVVLNGVTLLGLNEVELTKLRRAEMGFVFQAYNLLPSLTVYDNVALPLRLTGRRPARNDVQRVLEQVGLEGKAKRRPAELSGGQQQRVAIARALITRPSVFFADEPTGALDSGTSRQILGLLREATDSAGQTVVMVTHDPVAAAYAERVLFLSDGLLAGHLDRATPAQIAAAMSDLER; translated from the coding sequence ATGACCGCTACCGCGCCGACCTATCCGTTCACCGCACCGGCCGAGCCGCCTGCGCTGCTACTGGACGGCATCACCAAGACATACCGTTCCAAGGCCGGAGCGGTCGACGCGCTGCGCGGGGTGACCTACCACTTCGCCCGGGGCTCGTTCACGGCTGTGATGGGCCCGTCCGGCTCCGGCAAGTCGACACTGCTGCAGTGCGCGGCAGGACTCGACCATCCGACCACAGGGACCGTCGTACTCAACGGAGTCACCCTCCTCGGACTGAACGAGGTAGAGCTCACGAAACTGCGCCGGGCCGAGATGGGCTTCGTGTTCCAGGCGTACAACCTGCTGCCCTCGCTGACCGTGTACGACAACGTGGCACTCCCGCTGCGCCTCACCGGTCGCCGCCCGGCGCGGAACGACGTACAGCGGGTGCTGGAACAGGTCGGACTGGAAGGGAAAGCGAAGCGGCGGCCCGCCGAGCTGTCCGGCGGGCAGCAGCAGCGGGTCGCGATCGCGCGGGCGCTGATCACCCGCCCGTCGGTGTTCTTCGCCGACGAACCGACCGGCGCACTGGACAGCGGCACCAGCCGGCAGATCCTCGGACTGTTGCGCGAGGCAACCGACAGCGCGGGCCAGACCGTCGTGATGGTGACCCACGACCCGGTCGCGGCCGCGTACGCCGAACGCGTGCTGTTCCTGTCCGACGGGCTGCTCGCCGGCCACCTCGATCGCGCCACGCCCGCGCAGATCGCGGCGGCGATGAGCGACCTGGAGCGATGA
- a CDS encoding sensor histidine kinase yields MTVWAALASPRYLISSWPWRSYAYLLTSVPMGVVSIVVLVGLAGLSAVLSPILIGIVMLAAFPLIGAAIGRAERWRAGLMLLDGISSPHAKLPAGLTLRARLTFRRREQASMRALGYGFVLGVFLWPLSALFAGVSATTLLTTLAAPVIADGDQMGMGPWTMDTAREGLLFLVLFGPVFFVVSSYLLGVIAGAQASLAKVMLGPRQEELQRNLAELRRSRLDLVDAFETERVRIERHLHDGVQQRLVGLTMTLGLAELDLPEGEGKRLVVKAHGEAEAALADLRAAVRGIHPRVLVDHGLEAAVREVADRMPLPVTLQLSIPTRLPGPIEAAAYFVVSEALANVAKHAQASTCEVTGWVDKDRLVITVQDDGVGGAQLGAGTGLTGLVTRLDALGGRLDVDSPSGGPTRLRMECPCRLGD; encoded by the coding sequence ATGACCGTGTGGGCCGCATTGGCTTCGCCGCGCTACCTGATCTCGTCGTGGCCGTGGCGGAGCTATGCGTACCTGTTGACGTCCGTGCCGATGGGTGTGGTGTCGATCGTGGTGCTGGTCGGGCTGGCGGGACTGAGCGCGGTGCTGAGCCCGATCCTGATCGGGATCGTGATGCTGGCGGCGTTCCCGCTGATCGGCGCGGCGATCGGGAGGGCGGAGCGATGGCGGGCCGGACTGATGCTGCTCGACGGCATCAGCAGTCCGCACGCGAAGCTGCCGGCCGGGCTCACGCTGCGAGCGAGGCTGACGTTCCGGCGCCGCGAGCAGGCGTCGATGCGGGCGCTCGGGTACGGCTTCGTGCTCGGCGTCTTCCTCTGGCCGCTGAGCGCCCTGTTCGCGGGGGTCAGCGCGACCACCCTTCTCACGACCCTCGCGGCACCAGTGATCGCGGACGGCGATCAAATGGGCATGGGTCCGTGGACGATGGACACTGCGCGGGAAGGGCTCTTGTTCCTGGTCCTGTTCGGGCCAGTGTTCTTCGTGGTCAGCTCGTACTTGCTCGGGGTGATCGCCGGCGCGCAGGCCTCGCTCGCGAAGGTGATGCTCGGGCCGCGGCAGGAGGAGCTCCAGCGGAACCTCGCCGAGTTGCGTCGTTCGAGGCTGGACCTGGTCGACGCGTTCGAGACCGAGCGGGTGCGGATCGAGCGGCACCTGCACGACGGCGTACAGCAGCGGCTGGTCGGACTCACCATGACGCTCGGTCTCGCCGAGCTGGACCTCCCGGAAGGTGAGGGCAAGCGTTTGGTGGTCAAGGCGCATGGGGAGGCCGAGGCGGCGCTGGCGGACCTGCGGGCCGCTGTCCGAGGCATTCATCCGCGGGTGCTGGTGGATCACGGGCTGGAGGCCGCCGTACGGGAAGTGGCCGATCGGATGCCGCTCCCGGTGACGTTGCAGCTGTCGATCCCGACGCGGTTGCCGGGTCCGATCGAGGCCGCGGCGTACTTCGTCGTCAGTGAAGCGCTGGCGAACGTCGCCAAGCACGCGCAGGCCTCGACGTGCGAGGTGACCGGCTGGGTCGACAAGGACCGGCTCGTCATCACGGTGCAGGACGACGGCGTCGGCGGCGCGCAGTTGGGTGCCGGGACGGGTCTCACCGGGTTGGTGACGCGGTTGGACGCTTTGGGCGGCAGACTCGACGTCGACAGCCCATCCGGTGGGCCGACGCGATTGAGGATGGAGTGCCCGTGCCGACTCGGCGATTGA